A genomic segment from Tachysurus fulvidraco isolate hzauxx_2018 chromosome 21, HZAU_PFXX_2.0, whole genome shotgun sequence encodes:
- the si:ch73-362m14.2 gene encoding NHS-like protein 2, with protein sequence MEHTTLYCPSQTWKGPNVSTFSSEWDDTLNSYLLAPDVIKPPPQFQDPEEPCQATPTNATVIRKRDKDTVRTGVVQKERRSRPVSAMEHHRRSLSLSTAITSNPGATRRRCESYALSYPSSSSDDSGSDSTSVRRKDRLPDAGIPHKARSIVLRKAKRKPAPPARTVSLPRLTDVMLPECRTQSLYIPNDVMLLPDLIPLSKEEAGDTATLPPKAPGDVPVNQNQISSNRPVKEIRSSEPCKSYTSSSVGNPLNEPAKVACNSDCNNSPSSSRSSPSQPSISSPSKPPGSASPSSGYSSQCETPTQPTAITTGACRMRPKASGGVPGQQARNCRSRLSLQLPETQAVNPNQEPSVVLPKVNRRYSDASHPKQRLSNSMLIMPVVTQEDLNKVRLRSVGSSDLDTSAVIEEENERDAGFAAAQNSPKNKPPVAPKPLLSKWPPSTAAVNNSNEASAADLNYGQNCIYSTVNKVKAKVVLPSSSNVSSDQKQQSQEHVKDISHLYSQCRGDYTHALSYKPSADAKPSEPQKKRRAPAPPLSKRPDAVFPICDKMQQVQSHPSPLKPESSQREYHVTVYGLIPSYSQVNEEVPEYELYDKEDGQVPEIGALHLVSEVDEVFLHKNSSHTTEDLFTIIHRSKRKLLGRKDSLENKQGDFGTQTLGGVSKSTNQNDNFMALLRRTRSAKASCGSRLSAAELLRSSKPAASASTDLTSYKKHNVMQSHGP encoded by the exons ATGGAGCACACGACTTTGTATTGTCCATCTCAGACTTGGAAAGGCCCTAATGTTTCAACGTTTTCATCGGAGTGGGATGATACGCTGAACTCCTACCTTTTGGCACCTGATGTGATCAAACCTCCTCCACAGTTCCAAGATCCAGAGGAACCTTGCCAGGCCACGCCCACCAACGCGACTGTTATTAGAAAGAGGGATAAAGACACGGTCAGGACAGGCGTCGTGCAGAAAGAGCGCAGAAGTAGACCTGTCAGTGCCATGGAACACCACAGACGTTCATTATCACTTTCCACAGCCATCACCTCCAACCCAGGAGCAACACGACGCCGGTGTGAAAGCTACGCCCTGTCGTATCCCAGCAGCAGCTCCGATGACAGTGGCAGCGATAGCACTTCTGTGAGGAGAAAAGACCGGCTTCCTGACGCAGGGATTCCGCACAAGGCTCGGAGCATCGTTTTAAGAAAGGCCAAAAGGAAGCCAGCTCCACCTGCACGGACAGTGTCGCTGCCCAGACTTACAGACGTGATGCTTCCAGAATGTAGAACTCAAAGTCTCTACATTCCCAACGACGTCATGCTCCTTCCAGATCTTATTCCATTATCTAAAGAGGAAGCTGGTGACACCGCCACGCTCCCTCCCAAAGCACCAGGAGATGTTCcagtgaatcagaatcagatctCCAGTAACAGGCCAGTAAAAGAGATAAGGTCTAGTGAACCATGCAAGTCTTACACAAGTTCCTCTGTGGGAAATCCTCTAAACGAACCTGCAAAAGTTGCATGCAACTCTGACTGCAACAACTCACCATCGTCTTCTCGCTCTTCTCCATCTCAACCTTCTATCTCCTCCCCATCCAAACCACCTGGCTCAGCCTCACCTTCCAGTGGTTACTCGAGCCAGTGTGAGACGCCGACTCAGCCGACTGCGATTACGACTGGAGCCTGCAGAATGCGTCCCAAAGCATCCGGCGGTGTTCCTGGCCAACAGGCTCGAAACTGCAGATCGAGGTTATCCCTGCAGTTACCTGAGACACAAGCAGTTAACCCCAATCAAGAACCTTCTGTCGTCCTGCCAAAAGTCAACCGCCGTTACTCTGACGCTTCACACCCGAAGCAGAGATTGAGTAACAGCATGCTGATTATGCCTGTGGTGACTCAGGAAGACCTGAACAAAGTGCGCTTGCGTTCAGTCGGCAGCTCGGATCTAGACACCTCAGCTGTCATCGAGGAGGAGAATGAACGGGATGCTGGCTTTGCTGCTGCTCAGAACAGTCCAAAAAACAAACCCCCTGTAGCACCTAAGCCCCTACTGTCTAAATGGCCACCGAGCACAGCAGCAGTGAACAATTCTAACGAGGCTTCTGCTGCAGATCTGAATTATGGACAAAACTGCATTTATTCAACAGTTAACAAAGTGAAGGCCAAGGTTGTTCTTCCCTCCTCATCAAATGTCAGTAGTGACCAAAAGCAGCAATCTCAAGAGCACGTGAAGGACATTAGTCACTTATATTCCCAGTGTAGAGGTGATTATACACATGCATTGTCCTACAAACCTTCTGCTGATGCCAAACCGAGTGAGCCccagaagaagagaagagctcCAGCTCCACCGCTTTCAAAGAGACCCGACGCAGTCTTCCCCATCTGTGATAAGATGCAGCAGGTTCAATCACATCCCAGTCCTTTAAAGCCAGAGAGTTCTCAGCGAGAATATCACGTCACGGTCTATGGTCTCATCCCCTCTTATTCACAAGTGAATGAAGAAGTACCTG AATACGAATTATATGATAAAGAGGACGGACAAGTGCCGGAAATCGGAGCTCTTCATTTGGTTAGTGAAGTGGACGAGGTTTTTCTTCACAAGAACTCCTCTCACACCACAGAGGACCTTTTCACCATCATTCACAG GTCGAAGAGGAAACTATTGGGTCGCAAAGACTCTTTAGAAAACAAGCAAGGAGACTTTGGCACTCAAACTCTCGGCGGCGTTTCTAAGTCCACCAACCAGAATGACAACTTCATGGCTCTTCTGAGACGGACGAGAAGCGCCAAGGCCAGCTGCGGGAGTCGACTCTCAGCTGCAGAACTTCTGAGGAGCTCCAAACCTGCAGCTTCTGCCTCCACAGATCTGACCAGCTACAAAAAACACAACGTGATGCAATCTCACGGTCCTTGA
- the gpr185a gene encoding G-protein coupled receptor 12: protein MSNTHPNTSTLIPDVQEVRNVSVDLLPLNPWDVVLCVMGTLVCCENALVLALIAHTPSLRAPMFALVASLAFADLLAGLSLILNFIVIYMTDTDFVMLLSAGLLITAFSASVLNVLAITVDRYLSLYSALTYHTERAVTFTYVIMMLVWSTSAALGALPVLGWNCLRDEATCSICRPVHKSNAAALAVSFLLVFALILQLYLQICKIAVRHAQQIAVQRHFRAASHAASAAKGISTLSGILGTFALCWVPLALYSLVADTYYPAAYTYATAFPAICSSIINPIIYAFRNPDIQRSLRLICCGCSPYGFTMRPRTPSDV from the coding sequence ATGAGTAACACGCACCCCAACACCTCTACTTTAATCCCGGATGTGCAGGAGGTGAGGAACGTGAGCGTGGATCTGCTGCCTCTCAATCCCTGGGATGTGGTACTGTGTGTGATGGGAACCCTGGTGTGCTGTGAGAATGCCTTGGTGCTCGCTCTGATAGCTCACACTCCCTCCCTGCGAGCGCCGATGTTTGCGCTTGTGGCCAGCTTGGCGTTTGCTGACCTGCTGGCCGGTCTGAGTTTGATCCTGAACTTTATCGTCATCTACATGACAGACACTGACTTTGTGATGTTGCTGTCAGCTGGCCTGCTTATCACTGCCTTCTCAGCCTCGGTGCTGAATGTTCTGGCCATCACAGTGGACCGTTACCTGTCTCTGTATAGCGCTCTTACATACCACACAGAGCGTGCTGTCACCTTCACCTACGTGATAATGATGCTAGTTTGGTCTACCAGTGCTGCCCTCGGTGCGTTGCCCGTGCTTGGCTGGAACTGTCTGCGTGATGAAGCGACATGCAGCATTTGTCGTCCTGTGCACAAGAGCAACGCGGCCGCGCTCGCTGTCTCCTTCCTCCTCGTCTTCGCTCTCATTCTTCAGCTGTACCTCCAGATCTGTAAAATTGCCGTGCGTCACGCGCAGCAGATTGCCGTACAGCGGCACTTCAGGGCCGCCTCACATGCAGCTTCTGCAGCCAAAGGCATCTCCACGCTGTCAGGTATCCTGGGCACATTTGCGCTCTGCTGGGTTCCACTTGCCTTGTACTCACTGGTGGCTGATACATATTACCCAGCAGCCTACACGTACGCCACTGCTTTTCCAGCCATCTGCAGTTCCATCATAAACCCCATCATCTACGCCTTCAGAAACCCGGACATCCAGAGGTCACTGAGGCTCATTTGTTGTGGATGTTCGCCGTATGGCTTTACAATGCGACCACGGACACCTAGTGATGTGTAA
- the si:ch73-362m14.4 gene encoding wiskott-Aldrich syndrome protein family member 3 codes for MPLVKRSIEPRHLCRGALPDGVTSELECVTNSTLAAIIKQLGGLSRHAEDIFGELFNEANSFYMRMNSLQEKVDLLAVKVTQLDSTVEEVSLQDINMRKAFKSSTIQDQQVVSRNSILNSVMEMYQRCDKPPPLNILTPYRDDKKDGLKFYTDPSYFFNLWKEKMLQATENKRKEKRRQKQEQKHLEDPTREVKKVRKARNRRQEWNMMAYDKEFRPDTRLTPSPYHGISSEGSLSPDRSGMSDEHSYPTSPNHPQDAGGAGGDIKETGPTQTQSLDRVYRPPASASASARQHSLGRVQQHHGALPLDPSLNGPRPSAAKDYSGHQMQEHFIPPAPPPPPPIIPSAQTAFDSTAVPPALAPGTVSALSRSYSPSPPPAPPSAYVSSPSHPVSSGGPPVAPPPPPPGPPTHAPSPARAAAHPSGEGTLPRKGTVPLIPISDARSDLLAAIRRGIQLRKVQEQREQEAKKEPVGNDVATILSRRIAVEYSESDEDSEPEENEWSD; via the exons ATGCCACTGGTGAAGCGGAGCATTGAGCCCAGGCACCTGTGTCGAGGAGCTCTGCCGGATGGTGTGACCAGTGAACTGGAGTGTGTGACCAACAGCACTCTCGCTGCCATTATCAAACAGCTGGGTGGACTGA GCAGACATGCCGAGGACATCTTCGGAGAGCTGTTTAATGAAGCTAACAGCTTCTACATGCGTATGAACAGCCTGCAGGAGAAGGTGGATCTTCTAGCAGTGAAGGTCACGCAGCTCGACTCCACAGTTGAAGAAG tgTCTCTGCAGGACATCAACATGAGGAAGGCATTCAAGAGCTCCACCATTCAGGACCAGCAGGTAGTCTCCAGAAACTCCATCCTCAACTCAGTGATGGAGATGTACCAGCGCTGTGACAAGCCTCCTCCTCTCAACATCCTCACTCCATACAG AGATGACAAGAAGGACGGTCTCAAGTTTTATACAGATCCCTCGTACTTCTTCAACCTATGGAAGGAGAAAATGCTGCAGGCCACAGAGAacaagagaaaggaaaagagaaggCAGAAG CAAGAGCAGAAACACCTTGAAGATCCGACTCGTGAGGTGAAGAAAGTACGTAAGGCTCGAAACCGGAGGCAGGAGTGGAACATGATGGCTTATGACAAGGAGTTCCGTCCAGACACTCGCCTCACGCCATCTCCGTACCACGGCATCTCGTCTGAAGGCTCCTTATCTCCAGACAG GTCTGGAATGTCAGATGAACACTCGTACCCCACCAGCCCCAACCACCCTCAGGATGCAGGTGGAGCAGGAGGTGATATAAAGGAGACCGGCCCCACCCAGACTCAGTCACTGGACCGTGTGTATCGACCCCCTGCCTCTGCCTCTGCCAGCGCACGTCAGCACTCTTTGGGCCGTGTGCAGCAGCATCATGGAGCCCTGCCCCTTGACCCCTCCCTTAATGGCCCCAGACCTTCTGCTGCTAAAGATTACAG TGGCCATCAAATGCAGGAACATTTTattcctcctgctcctcctcctcctcccccaaTAATCCCTTCGGCTCAGACAGCCTTCGACAGCACTGCTGTTCCTCCGGCTCTGGCCCCGGGGACGGTGTCGGCTCTCTCTCGTTCCTACAGCCCATCTCCTCCACCTGCACCACCCTCAGCTTATGTCTCGTCTCCTTCCCACCCTGTGAGCAGTGGAGGTCCGCCAGTTGCCCCGCCCCCTCCACCTCCAGGCCCCCCCACACACGCTCCATCCCCTGCCAGAGCTGCTGCTCATCCATCCGGAGAGGGCACACTGCCCAGGAAGGGCACGGTGCCCCTGATACCCATAAGTGACGCTCGCAGCGACCTGCTGGCTGCCATACGCAGAG GCATCCAGCTGCGTAAAGTccaggagcagagagagcaggaggCAAAGAAGGAGCCGGTGGGTAACGACGTGGCCACCATTTTGTCTCGCCGCATCGCTGTAGAGTACAGTGAGTCAGACGAGGACTCGGAGCCGGAGGAGAACGAATGGTCTGACTGA
- the LOC113647491 gene encoding 5-hydroxytryptamine receptor 2C, protein MASLHCVYPNNQTHSGSNYSGLVTGCSSTGKNWPALVILVIIFFTVGGNILVILAVSLEKKLQNATNFFLRSLAVADLLVGVLVMPASLINIFYNKSWPLPHVLCPMWIFLDVFFCTASIMHLCAISLDRYIGIRSPIQHSRTNSPYRAMTKIIAVWTISMAISLPIPVISLQNEQKVLVNGSCVLTEPRFIIVGSSVVFFLPLIIMVVCYCLTMRVLQQHLANFSTEHRNCTNSKQPSPQPSLLTVDPSSRSNSPSKGVLQHLSPPLRVRECTGSRGQGKRRIAQAIQNERRASQVLGVVFFLFLVMWCPFFVTNVIIALCQGGCSKRLLGLMDILVWVGYVSSGVNPLIYTLFNKSYRHAFSRYLRCSYHKQAKALISNSACHVYSVTPTPVLCERSFNSGFSGFSQGHQQGKMLKEGVSKQPSN, encoded by the exons ATGGCttcattacactgtgtttatCCCAACAACCAGACCCATTCTGGATCCAACTATTCGGGACTGGTAACCGGTTGCTCGAGTACAGGAAAGAACTGGCCTGCTTTGGTCATTCTGGTCATTATCTTCTTCACCGTTGGTGGGAATATTTTAGTGATACTGGCAGTGTCCTTGGAGAAGAAGCTGCAGAATGCTACAAACTTTTTCTTGCGCTCTCTGGCAGTAGCAGACCTGCTGGTGGGAGTCCTGGTCATGCCAGCATCACTCATAAACATCTTCTATA ATAAATCGTGGCCTCTGCCCCATGTGTTGTGCCCCATGTGGATTTTCCTGGATGTGTTCTTCTGCACTGCCTCCATCATGCACCTGTGTGCCATTTCTTTGGACCGCTACATCGGCATCCGCAGCCCCATCCAGCACAGCCGCACCAACTCGCCCTACAGGGCCATGACCAAGATCATTGCAGTCTGGACCATCTCCATGG CTATCTCCTTGCCCATCCCTGTCATCAGCCTGCAGAATGAACAGAAGGTTCTGGTGAATGGCAGTTGCGTCCTCACTGAGCCTCGCTTCATAATTGTGGGTTCCTCTGTGGTGTTCTTCCTCCCACTAATAATCATGGTTGTCTGCTACTGCCTGACCATGCGGGTGCTCCAGCAGCATCTGGCCAACTTTTCCACTGAGCACAGGAACTGCACTAACAGCAAGCAGCCATCACCTCAACCCAGCCTCCTGACTGTTGATCCATCTTCTCGTTCTAATTCCCCAAGCAAAGGGGTGTTGCAGCACCTCAGCCCTCCACTGAGGGTCCGTGAGTGCACAGGTTCACGAGGTCAGGGGAAACGACGCATAGCTCAGGCTATCCAGAATGAACGCAGGGCCTCTCAGGTCTTGGGTGTggtgtttttccttttcctggTCATGTGGTGTCCGTTTTTTGTCACCAACGTGATAATTGCATTGTGCCAAGGTGGATGCAGTAAACGCTTGCTCGGACTAATGGACATTTTGGTTTGGGTGGGCTATGTTTCCTCAGGAGTCAACCCCCTCATCTACACCCTATTCAACAAGAGCTATCGCCATGCCTTCTCCCGTTACCTGCGCTGTAGCTATCATAAACAGGCTAAAGCTTTGATCAGCAACTCTGCATGTCATGTTTATTCTGTTACACCCACCCCTGTGCTGTGTGAGAGGAGCTTCAATTCAGGGTTTAGTGGCTTCAGTCAGGGACACCAACAAGGCAAGATGCTGAAAGAAGGTGTTAGTA AGCAGCCAAGTAACTGA